Below is a window of Candidatus Tanganyikabacteria bacterium DNA.
GCGGCGGAGGTGGCGGCGGCGGTGGCGGTGGCGGCGGAGCCGGCGGCGGCGGTGGCGGCTGGGTCGCCTGGGGGGCCGGCTTCGGCGGGGCCTGCGGCTCGGGCATCTGGATCTTGATGTTGGCCGAGCGGTCTTCCTGGTCGTTGTTGCTGACGGACTTCGGGGCGCCCGGCGTCCCCTTGCCCTCGGCCTTCACGTGGCTCGCGTCAACCGCGATGCCCTTGCCCTTGAGGTAATCCACGACGTACTTCGCGGCGTTATCGGCACGGCGGTTGGAGAGGCCCGAGTTATCGTACTTCGTGGCGTTACCCAGGTTGGAGGCGTGCCCCTCCACCACGACCTTGAAGCCCGGATCGGCCAGGATGGCCTTCTGCTGCTCGGGCGAAAGCTTCTTGAACTCGGCGACGAACTTGTCGAGTGTGGCGTCGAGGCCCTTGGCCTGGCTCTTCTCGACATTGTCCTTCCCGGTGCCGAACAGGACCTTGCCCTCGAAGGTCTGGACCTTGCCGGCGGTCGTGCTGAGCTGCGCGGTGGCGGCCTTGCTGATGTTGAGGGCGTCGCCCGCGGCGTTTGGCTTCGCGCCGGTCGCACCGGTCGTCGTCTTGGGCAACTGGCGCAGCGGAGCCGTCTTGGCCAGCGGCGCGGTCCCGGGCGTGTTGCGAACGGTCATGGCGAAGTCTCCTCCCGAGAGGCTATATCCCGACGAATCGCCCCGGGGCGGCGCCCTGGAACAGAGACTTCCGACGAAATTGATGCCGGTTTAACGAGACTTAACGCGGTAGGAAGGTGCGGTAGTCGAATGCCGTACCC
It encodes the following:
- a CDS encoding OmpA family protein, which codes for MTVRNTPGTAPLAKTAPLRQLPKTTTGATGAKPNAAGDALNISKAATAQLSTTAGKVQTFEGKVLFGTGKDNVEKSQAKGLDATLDKFVAEFKKLSPEQQKAILADPGFKVVVEGHASNLGNATKYDNSGLSNRRADNAAKYVVDYLKGKGIAVDASHVKAEGKGTPGAPKSVSNNDQEDRSANIKIQMPEPQAPPKPAPQATQPPPPPPAPPPPPPPPPPPP